One part of the Bdellovibrio bacteriovorus genome encodes these proteins:
- the feoB gene encoding ferrous iron transporter B, with product MRSGDAEVAIAEKCVALVGAPNSGKTTLYNWLTGSRFKTVNYPGATVEFSLGHLASHLGEGLQAMDTPGTYSLHPKSADEWVTLRSIYENPKVDKIDGIIVVVDGTQLSRHLQLVMQMKETGFPMLVVVTMSDLLRREGVDLDLAYLEKTFGCKVLAFDGLLAGGLLEIVAEAKKLGSSHKPSRPVPWGFAQQEEKLKECERIAQEALQHKTDHAQERLNRIVATTEKLDRVLLHPWFGILFFILIMGGLFASVFWLATPFMDLIDGWFTSFAETVAAWGPGALWADFLANGVVTSFAAFMVFVPQIFILFVAIGLLESTGYLARAATLIDRPFSALGMSGRSFVPLLSGFACAVPAIIATRNIPSTKDRLITAFVVPLMSCSARLPVYALCIAFLFHGQSALYAGLAMAGLYLGSIVVGAFAAGIISKFIPRTEPSFFMMELPIYRRPKLRVILRQAWTRTLSYVKRAGPIIFTFAVIIWVGTTFPNYQTEDAHQKLEESYVGRAGKFIEPVVQPMGVDWRVGVGLISAFAAREVFVSSMAVTFNITDTDEDSQQQALLTQMSTATNAAGEKIFTVSSVIGLMIFFLIALQCMSTVGVQIRESGSWKFAMMQLVVFNVAAYVLVVVVVQSLRFLGVP from the coding sequence ATGCGCTCTGGTGACGCTGAAGTAGCAATCGCAGAAAAATGTGTGGCCCTTGTTGGGGCTCCAAATTCCGGCAAGACGACACTTTATAACTGGCTGACGGGCTCCCGTTTTAAAACCGTGAACTATCCTGGAGCCACTGTGGAGTTTTCCCTGGGGCATCTGGCTTCTCACTTGGGTGAAGGACTGCAAGCCATGGACACGCCGGGTACGTACAGTCTGCACCCGAAAAGTGCTGACGAGTGGGTGACTCTTCGCTCTATCTATGAAAATCCCAAGGTCGATAAAATCGATGGCATCATCGTGGTGGTCGACGGCACTCAGTTGTCCCGTCATCTGCAGTTGGTGATGCAGATGAAAGAAACCGGATTCCCGATGCTGGTGGTTGTGACCATGTCCGACCTGCTTCGTCGCGAAGGGGTCGATCTGGATTTGGCTTACCTTGAAAAAACATTTGGCTGCAAGGTTCTGGCTTTCGATGGTCTGCTGGCAGGGGGGCTGCTTGAGATCGTGGCTGAAGCGAAAAAACTGGGCTCGTCCCATAAGCCCTCCCGTCCTGTGCCATGGGGTTTTGCCCAGCAGGAAGAAAAACTGAAAGAGTGCGAGCGCATTGCGCAGGAAGCTCTTCAGCATAAAACCGATCATGCGCAAGAGCGTCTGAACCGCATCGTTGCGACCACGGAAAAACTGGATCGCGTTTTGCTGCATCCTTGGTTTGGTATTTTGTTCTTTATTCTGATTATGGGTGGTTTGTTTGCCAGCGTGTTCTGGCTGGCAACTCCGTTTATGGATCTGATCGACGGATGGTTCACAAGTTTTGCTGAAACTGTGGCAGCTTGGGGGCCGGGTGCGCTGTGGGCGGACTTCCTGGCAAACGGCGTGGTGACCAGCTTTGCTGCGTTCATGGTCTTTGTTCCGCAGATCTTTATTTTGTTTGTGGCCATCGGCCTGCTTGAAAGCACGGGGTATCTGGCGCGCGCAGCGACTTTGATTGATCGTCCGTTCTCGGCCTTGGGAATGAGCGGTCGTTCGTTTGTGCCTTTGCTGTCAGGTTTTGCCTGTGCGGTGCCTGCGATCATCGCCACTCGTAATATCCCATCCACCAAAGATCGTCTGATCACGGCCTTTGTGGTGCCTTTGATGAGCTGTTCGGCGCGTTTGCCGGTGTATGCTTTGTGTATTGCGTTCCTGTTCCATGGTCAGTCGGCGCTGTATGCCGGCCTTGCGATGGCGGGACTTTATCTGGGTTCCATCGTGGTGGGCGCTTTTGCTGCGGGTATCATTAGCAAATTCATCCCGCGCACCGAGCCGTCCTTCTTTATGATGGAGCTGCCGATCTATCGCCGTCCTAAGTTGCGCGTGATTTTGCGTCAGGCGTGGACTCGCACTTTGTCCTACGTAAAGCGCGCAGGCCCGATCATCTTCACGTTTGCGGTGATCATCTGGGTGGGGACAACCTTCCCGAATTATCAAACAGAAGATGCGCACCAAAAGCTGGAAGAAAGTTATGTGGGGCGTGCGGGTAAGTTTATCGAGCCGGTGGTTCAGCCGATGGGCGTGGACTGGCGTGTGGGTGTGGGTCTGATTTCAGCCTTTGCCGCGCGTGAGGTGTTTGTGTCCTCTATGGCAGTGACTTTCAATATCACGGACACCGATGAGGATTCCCAGCAGCAGGCCTTGCTGACTCAGATGAGCACAGCCACCAATGCCGCCGGTGAAAAGATCTTCACCGTCAGCTCGGTGATTGGTCTTATGATCTTCTTCCTGATTGCTTTACAGTGTATGTCCACGGTGGGTGTGCAGATTCGTGAATCCGGCTCCTGGAAGTTTGCGATGATGCAGCTTGTGGTCTTTAACGTCGCAGCCTACGTTTTGGTCGTAGTCGTGGTTCAGTCTTTGAGATTCCTGGGCGTTCCTTAG
- a CDS encoding FeoA family protein: MNLHDMTIKSGQSVEITGFAGEDVLRERLHEMGLRVGSIITILGKAPFGGPLLIRFNTSFLALRKEEAACALVTLK; encoded by the coding sequence ATGAATTTACACGACATGACAATCAAGTCAGGCCAGTCCGTCGAAATCACCGGTTTTGCCGGTGAGGATGTTTTGCGTGAACGTCTGCACGAAATGGGTTTAAGAGTTGGCTCTATCATCACTATTTTGGGGAAAGCTCCATTCGGAGGTCCTTTGCTGATTCGTTTTAACACCAGTTTCCTGGCCCTGAGAAAAGAGGAGGCGGCATGCGCTCTGGTGACGCTGAAGTAG
- a CDS encoding BP74-related protein — protein sequence MDFGIKTSIGIGSLILITSLTAGASQVFYSPSLCAPEHLTLFVTNKTNEPQRVWTQVRYGAEIDERHNDLEAKAQIKIRGTSFLPEAQAFSVKAWDKNVIQVTSSCDDSFSTPLTDTASPEVTHWLPSSVQSVKLHLLNLYLKPNAVRLKAFNRMGAVIGEKELKLEKYYDTSVFKWNLNQSIARIEVQGAERLHSVLSYDNGSSEQVSPPVALKPVTLPVDTTKTYFLVSTKDPQADEAFVIALDKPETIATAREQIRNPNLEKIVVAGIELGNGGFNRAFLSRDKAPYSWSVNRVDAFADFAHIDCDGSPELTEERLEQKLNEGGRICFWRYRVVRELTAGEVASGKLKP from the coding sequence ATGGATTTTGGTATTAAGACTTCAATCGGTATTGGCAGCTTGATCCTAATAACTTCCCTCACTGCGGGAGCTTCGCAGGTGTTTTACAGCCCCTCGCTGTGCGCCCCGGAACACCTGACCTTGTTTGTCACCAACAAAACAAATGAACCACAGCGCGTATGGACCCAAGTGCGCTATGGCGCCGAGATCGACGAACGCCACAACGACCTGGAAGCCAAAGCCCAGATCAAAATCCGCGGCACCAGCTTCCTTCCGGAAGCTCAGGCTTTTTCCGTCAAAGCCTGGGATAAAAATGTCATTCAAGTCACAAGCTCCTGCGATGATTCTTTCAGCACTCCTTTAACCGACACGGCATCGCCTGAAGTCACGCACTGGCTGCCGTCTTCGGTTCAAAGCGTGAAGCTTCACTTGTTGAACCTTTACTTAAAACCAAACGCTGTCCGCCTGAAAGCCTTCAACCGCATGGGCGCCGTGATTGGCGAAAAAGAACTCAAGCTTGAGAAGTATTATGATACATCAGTATTCAAGTGGAACTTAAACCAATCCATCGCCCGCATTGAAGTTCAGGGCGCAGAACGTCTGCATTCAGTGCTTAGTTATGACAATGGCTCGAGCGAACAAGTCAGCCCCCCGGTGGCGCTGAAACCTGTGACGTTGCCGGTGGATACCACAAAAACTTACTTCCTGGTTTCAACCAAAGATCCGCAAGCAGACGAGGCCTTTGTGATTGCTTTGGACAAGCCAGAAACTATCGCCACGGCTCGCGAACAGATTCGTAACCCGAATCTGGAAAAAATCGTGGTGGCTGGAATTGAACTGGGAAATGGCGGGTTCAACCGTGCGTTTCTTTCCCGCGACAAGGCCCCTTATTCGTGGTCGGTGAACCGCGTGGACGCCTTTGCAGACTTTGCACATATTGACTGTGATGGCAGCCCCGAACTGACTGAAGAACGCCTTGAACAGAAGCTGAATGAAGGCGGACGTATTTGTTTCTGGCGCTACCGTGTGGTGCGCGAACTGACCGCCGGCGAAGTTGCCAGCGGCAAACTCAAGCCCTAG
- a CDS encoding 6-pyruvoyl trahydropterin synthase family protein: MSTTTLHLAKQNFKFSAAHFLIFDETHAERLHGHNYQVKVDIKTPSEEELHSDGYFIDFNVFKKYIKARLDQWDEMVLLPENQKDMKFKKNGNSLEVTFRDRFYVFPAKEVSLLPVTNTSVEQLSRLLAEEFFAEFKQYGVKSVRVYVAETAGQGASTVVPSRA; the protein is encoded by the coding sequence ATGTCCACGACCACATTGCATTTGGCAAAACAAAATTTCAAGTTCTCTGCCGCGCACTTTCTGATCTTTGATGAAACACACGCAGAGCGCCTGCATGGTCATAACTACCAGGTTAAAGTCGACATCAAAACGCCTTCCGAAGAAGAATTGCATTCTGACGGGTACTTCATCGATTTCAATGTGTTTAAAAAATACATCAAAGCCCGCCTGGATCAGTGGGACGAGATGGTGCTGTTGCCGGAAAATCAAAAGGACATGAAATTCAAAAAAAACGGCAATTCGCTGGAAGTGACTTTCCGTGATCGTTTTTATGTGTTCCCGGCCAAAGAAGTGTCATTGCTGCCAGTGACCAACACCAGCGTGGAACAGTTGTCCCGCCTGCTGGCTGAAGAATTCTTTGCGGAGTTCAAACAGTATGGTGTGAAAAGTGTGCGCGTCTATGTCGCAGAAACCGCAGGGCAGGGCGCCTCTACGGTGGTGCCGTCTAGGGCTTGA
- the queD gene encoding 6-carboxytetrahydropterin synthase QueD has protein sequence MKFELKQHFQIESARFLPHLPASHPCSRMHGHSFKLILTLVGDLDPKIGWVIDYNDIQALMKPFLDQIDHRVLNEVPGLENPTSELLAKWLYDKARPVLPTLVKVTVAETPATECSYPVI, from the coding sequence ATGAAATTCGAACTGAAACAGCATTTTCAAATTGAATCGGCGCGATTCCTGCCTCACCTTCCGGCAAGCCATCCGTGCTCTCGTATGCACGGGCACAGCTTTAAACTGATTCTGACTCTGGTGGGCGATCTTGATCCCAAAATTGGCTGGGTGATCGATTACAACGACATCCAGGCCCTGATGAAGCCCTTCTTGGACCAGATTGATCATCGCGTTTTGAACGAAGTTCCGGGCCTTGAAAACCCGACTTCCGAACTTTTGGCAAAATGGCTGTATGACAAGGCCCGCCCGGTTCTGCCGACGCTGGTGAAAGTCACAGTGGCGGAAACTCCAGCCACCGAGTGCTCTTACCCTGTAATTTAA
- the asd gene encoding archaetidylserine decarboxylase (Phosphatidylserine decarboxylase is synthesized as a single chain precursor. Generation of the pyruvoyl active site from a Ser is coupled to cleavage of a Gly-Ser bond between the larger (beta) and smaller (alpha chains). It is an integral membrane protein.), which yields MSAITRILPKRRLSRWVGHFMHWKGPSLWARLSIRGFAWLYNIDLAEAEKSYDQYPSIGEFFVRRLKAGIRPVGTGWAVHPADSKITQAAAIDNGTLIQAKGLTYKLKDFTQDPDCDKKWAGGFFMTYYLCPTDYHRVHSPVEGNITDVRYMPGELWPVNEWSTTNVPDLFSVNERVLVEIETDLGPVGVVFVGATNVGHIVLSFDEKIRGNQKGPHIFEHKHYSPEIPVHKGSELGMFRMGSTVVMLYPPSFRQKFEGHMNLGPSVRVNADLIKNP from the coding sequence ATGTCAGCAATTACCAGAATTCTACCAAAACGTCGTCTTAGCCGCTGGGTCGGTCACTTTATGCACTGGAAGGGGCCTTCTTTGTGGGCACGCCTGTCCATCCGGGGCTTTGCGTGGCTTTATAACATCGATCTGGCCGAGGCTGAAAAGTCCTATGACCAGTATCCTTCCATTGGCGAGTTCTTCGTTCGCCGCCTGAAAGCAGGCATTCGTCCTGTGGGCACGGGCTGGGCGGTTCATCCGGCAGACAGTAAAATCACTCAGGCTGCGGCGATTGATAACGGCACTCTGATTCAGGCCAAGGGTCTGACTTACAAGCTGAAGGATTTCACGCAAGACCCGGACTGCGACAAAAAGTGGGCGGGCGGCTTCTTTATGACCTACTATCTTTGCCCGACGGACTATCACCGTGTGCATTCCCCGGTGGAAGGCAACATCACCGATGTGCGCTACATGCCAGGTGAATTGTGGCCGGTAAATGAGTGGAGCACCACGAACGTTCCGGATTTGTTCTCTGTGAACGAGCGCGTGCTGGTGGAGATTGAAACGGATCTGGGCCCGGTGGGTGTGGTCTTTGTTGGCGCCACCAACGTCGGTCACATTGTGCTGAGCTTTGATGAAAAAATCCGGGGCAATCAAAAAGGCCCTCATATCTTTGAGCATAAACACTACAGCCCCGAGATCCCGGTTCACAAAGGATCCGAGCTGGGCATGTTCCGCATGGGTTCCACCGTGGTGATGTTGTATCCTCCAAGCTTCCGTCAGAAGTTTGAAGGTCACATGAATCTGGGACCTTCCGTGCGTGTGAATGCGGATTTGATTAAAAATCCATAA
- a CDS encoding NAD(P)/FAD-dependent oxidoreductase, giving the protein MSKIIQNLEIPIDKDLEEKLQWLVPEHGPYRILRQSVDARRSHSPHFVYTVEVAEKGETLQLPEFKLEKTENPKEKPLIVGTGPAGLFAALRFVERGVPCVLFERGSDSGERIKGINQYWRYGKLDPRNNVCFGEGGAGLYSDGKLITRIKSPHIPYVMNRLVQFGAPEEIQWLSNPHVGSDRIRRVIPKLREFLRANGCEIHFNTQVTEVLTEGTQVVGVRTEHGTEFRSPHVVMATGHSAEDMINHLRDIGVKLDGKSFAMGLRVEHSQASINKIQYRQFSEHPKLGAANYKLAHHDNKTGIGVYSFCMCPGGYVLSSGTEADGIVCNGMSNYNRNSPYANAAIVVSIDHDKNFGDDVFGGMKMRRELETRAFNSVVAAGGTRELPAQNLMDFLQGTNSKTGPRPLRPGSSPSGALNIRLDELLPKNMVTRLREGFEKFQGSMKGFLTEDAQVYGIESRTSCPVRVTRDDETLESVSHKGLYPAGEGAGYAGGITSAACDGIRIAEKIIAQL; this is encoded by the coding sequence ATGTCCAAGATTATTCAAAATCTTGAAATCCCTATTGATAAAGACCTTGAAGAAAAGCTGCAGTGGCTTGTCCCTGAACATGGTCCTTACCGCATTCTGCGCCAATCCGTGGATGCCCGTCGCTCGCACTCCCCGCATTTCGTTTATACCGTTGAGGTCGCCGAAAAAGGCGAGACTTTACAGCTGCCAGAATTCAAGCTGGAGAAAACTGAAAATCCCAAAGAAAAACCCCTGATCGTCGGCACAGGTCCGGCGGGTCTGTTTGCGGCTTTGCGTTTTGTGGAAAGAGGCGTTCCGTGCGTGCTGTTTGAGCGCGGCTCTGACAGTGGCGAACGCATCAAAGGGATCAATCAATACTGGCGCTATGGCAAACTCGACCCGCGCAATAACGTTTGCTTCGGCGAAGGTGGGGCCGGTCTTTATTCTGACGGCAAGCTGATCACCCGTATCAAGTCCCCGCACATCCCTTATGTGATGAACCGTCTGGTGCAGTTCGGTGCCCCGGAAGAAATCCAGTGGCTATCAAATCCGCACGTGGGTTCAGACCGTATACGCCGGGTCATTCCGAAACTGCGTGAATTCCTGCGCGCCAATGGTTGTGAAATTCATTTCAACACCCAGGTCACCGAAGTTCTGACAGAAGGCACGCAAGTGGTGGGCGTGCGCACCGAACACGGCACTGAGTTCAGATCCCCGCACGTGGTGATGGCGACGGGCCACTCTGCCGAAGACATGATCAATCACCTGCGTGATATCGGTGTAAAACTGGATGGCAAATCCTTTGCCATGGGCCTTCGTGTGGAACACTCCCAAGCGTCCATCAATAAAATTCAATACCGCCAGTTCTCGGAACATCCCAAGCTGGGTGCTGCCAACTATAAACTGGCCCACCACGATAACAAGACCGGCATCGGGGTTTACTCTTTCTGTATGTGCCCGGGTGGTTACGTTCTTTCTTCCGGCACTGAAGCCGACGGCATCGTCTGCAACGGGATGAGCAACTACAACCGCAATTCTCCGTATGCCAATGCGGCGATCGTGGTCAGCATTGATCACGACAAAAACTTTGGTGATGATGTGTTCGGAGGCATGAAAATGCGCCGGGAACTTGAAACCCGCGCCTTTAATTCGGTTGTGGCTGCGGGAGGAACACGTGAACTTCCTGCGCAGAACCTGATGGACTTCCTGCAAGGAACAAACTCCAAGACAGGTCCACGCCCTTTGCGCCCGGGTTCTTCCCCATCGGGAGCATTGAACATTCGTCTGGACGAGCTGCTGCCCAAGAACATGGTGACTCGCCTGCGTGAAGGCTTTGAAAAATTCCAAGGCAGCATGAAGGGCTTTTTGACCGAAGACGCTCAAGTGTACGGAATCGAGTCCCGCACCAGTTGCCCGGTTCGCGTGACCCGTGACGATGAAACCTTGGAAAGCGTATCACACAAAGGTCTTTACCCCGCAGGTGAAGGCGCGGGTTACGCCGGCGGAATCACCTCTGCCGCCTGCGACGGCATCCGCATCGCCGAAAAAATCATCGCCCAACTATAA
- a CDS encoding GlsB/YeaQ/YmgE family stress response membrane protein, protein MHIIWTIIIGFIVGLVAKFLMPGKDRGGFILTTILGIIGAVVGTYVGSALGWYQEGEGAGFIASVLGAMIVLFLARMLAKR, encoded by the coding sequence ATGCATATTATCTGGACCATCATCATCGGTTTCATCGTGGGTCTTGTGGCCAAATTCCTGATGCCTGGCAAAGACCGGGGTGGCTTTATTCTAACGACTATTTTGGGGATCATCGGCGCCGTGGTCGGAACCTACGTCGGCAGCGCTCTGGGGTGGTATCAAGAGGGCGAAGGAGCCGGCTTTATTGCCTCGGTTTTGGGGGCGATGATTGTTCTTTTCCTAGCCCGCATGTTGGCCAAACGCTAG
- a CDS encoding HAMP domain-containing sensor histidine kinase — MNKSALIKASIFGVTVAVILSLISLLFMNRFMNIQGARFRDDFLRFYASSIEQKLHKVPLDQVSRQKDLLRMDRDFRPPMGPPPPNGPMMGPPPPMGGMMPPPPPPRGDDHRPRPPFKGPGPGPGGHRPPHMDMDAWVVNSQGQVLIYKKSPTLAQNWDELPRPKTSKEILTTENFFRIGNPTIVIRLDTEAELYLVIKEPARPMLGNLIITQAVLTAAMIVIALILAIAAIFFYMRKKSLEARSVLRRLEEGDLKARFEIHRLDEFGGLMLDFNRMAEEIEKLVGRIHATERTRKQLLQEMGHDLRTPLTSLKTSFETLQIHHDKLSAEKRGELFDVLIREIDYFKDLIEQLMTIASLDEPHFKASTERIDVMNLLTQEVRHRQHSDTKIKWSLEGGTVPPVLGDSHLIQRLIRNGLENAERYADSTVDVRIHEGTDSLTIEISDNGQGLDAEALKSFGQRREFRGRKITKNGHFSLGLGSVIMKAITDLHNGTLTIENNTTNGEIKGATLKITLPTSK, encoded by the coding sequence ATGAACAAAAGTGCATTAATCAAAGCTTCAATCTTCGGCGTTACAGTTGCGGTGATCCTAAGCCTGATTTCGCTTTTGTTTATGAACCGTTTCATGAATATTCAGGGCGCAAGATTCCGTGATGATTTCCTAAGATTCTATGCTTCCTCCATCGAACAAAAACTTCACAAAGTTCCACTGGATCAGGTTTCTCGGCAAAAAGACCTGCTGCGCATGGATCGTGATTTCCGTCCGCCAATGGGTCCACCACCTCCCAACGGTCCGATGATGGGGCCTCCACCACCAATGGGAGGAATGATGCCGCCACCTCCTCCTCCGCGAGGAGATGACCATCGTCCCCGTCCTCCTTTCAAAGGACCCGGACCGGGGCCTGGTGGTCACCGTCCCCCGCACATGGATATGGACGCCTGGGTTGTGAATTCTCAAGGACAGGTATTGATCTATAAGAAATCACCAACTCTGGCCCAAAACTGGGACGAACTGCCGCGCCCGAAAACCAGCAAAGAGATCCTGACAACAGAGAACTTCTTCCGCATTGGCAATCCAACAATCGTAATCAGATTGGACACCGAGGCCGAACTTTATCTGGTGATCAAAGAACCTGCCCGTCCGATGCTGGGAAATCTGATCATCACTCAGGCTGTACTGACGGCGGCGATGATCGTGATTGCCTTGATTCTGGCCATCGCCGCGATCTTTTTCTATATGCGCAAGAAATCCCTGGAAGCCCGCTCGGTCCTGCGCCGACTGGAAGAGGGCGATCTTAAAGCGCGCTTTGAAATTCACCGTCTGGATGAATTCGGCGGTTTGATGCTGGACTTCAACCGCATGGCCGAAGAAATCGAAAAACTGGTGGGCCGTATCCACGCCACCGAAAGAACCCGCAAACAATTGCTGCAGGAAATGGGTCATGATCTGCGCACGCCGCTGACCAGTTTAAAAACTTCGTTTGAGACCTTGCAGATCCATCACGACAAGCTGTCAGCGGAAAAACGCGGCGAACTGTTTGATGTCCTGATTCGTGAAATTGACTACTTCAAGGATCTGATTGAACAACTGATGACCATTGCGTCTTTGGATGAACCGCACTTCAAGGCCAGCACCGAACGCATTGACGTGATGAACCTGTTGACCCAGGAAGTGCGCCATCGCCAGCACAGCGACACGAAAATCAAATGGAGTCTTGAAGGCGGCACCGTGCCTCCGGTTCTGGGTGACAGCCACCTGATTCAGCGCCTGATCCGCAACGGTCTTGAAAATGCCGAGCGTTATGCGGACTCCACCGTGGATGTGCGTATTCATGAAGGCACTGATTCATTGACCATTGAGATTTCCGATAACGGACAAGGGCTGGATGCCGAAGCCCTCAAGAGCTTCGGTCAGCGCCGCGAATTCCGCGGCAGAAAAATAACCAAGAACGGACACTTCTCTTTGGGACTGGGTTCTGTGATCATGAAAGCCATCACCGATCTTCACAACGGAACCCTGACAATCGAAAACAATACCACCAACGGTGAAATCAAGGGTGCCACCCTGAAAATCACCCTGCCCACTTCCAAATAA